The proteins below are encoded in one region of Geobacter sp.:
- a CDS encoding hotdog fold thioesterase, which produces MAEHRLPLHAEEMGDLPPVRGRWPGSCFVCSEGHPHGLQIRFRHTEAGVVSVCRVPGSYCGFDGMVHGGIISALMDEAAAYALFARHGKLGVTREMTVRFLKPVRTDTDIHLEARIVSFAPAAAEVTMSIHAPDGTCLAEAASMWAFPRLSRIAALAGVEENVLQQFLDDCQQIE; this is translated from the coding sequence ATGGCTGAGCATCGATTACCACTGCATGCTGAAGAGATGGGGGACCTGCCGCCGGTTCGCGGTCGCTGGCCCGGAAGCTGTTTTGTGTGTTCGGAAGGGCATCCCCATGGGCTGCAGATCCGCTTTCGTCACACCGAGGCCGGTGTCGTTTCCGTCTGCCGGGTTCCCGGTTCATACTGCGGCTTTGACGGAATGGTCCATGGCGGCATCATTTCGGCACTCATGGACGAGGCAGCCGCATATGCCCTCTTTGCACGCCACGGGAAACTCGGCGTCACCCGCGAGATGACGGTTCGATTTCTGAAGCCGGTCCGCACCGACACCGACATCCACCTGGAGGCGCGGATCGTCTCTTTTGCCCCTGCCGCTGCGGAAGTGACAATGTCCATCCATGCCCCGGACGGCACCTGTCTTGCCGAGGCAGCGAGCATGTGGGCCTTCCCGCGCCTCTCACGCATTGCCGCATTGGCAGGGGTCGAAGAGAATGTGCTTCAGCAGTTCCTTGACGACTGCCAGCAGATCGAGTGA